The stretch of DNA CTAGCAATCGTATCGGCAAGTCGTTCGTGGTGGTCTGTCCAACCGCAAACCAGAGCACTGGCCCCGCTTCCAACATACGCAGAACGTTGTTGTTGACGTTGAGCTAGGCCGAGGTAATCGTTGCTGCCAAAGTTGACGATCGTGTGACCATCTTGCCGAAACTGTAGACCATTCGGGATTCGAGTAACCAATCGCCGATCGCGACCGAGACGACCGAGTTCGTCAAGCGATTTGGCAAGGTGATCAAATTTTGACAAAGACACGTTTCCGGTAAAGCCAAAGGAGAACGTAATACATGATGCCCAGTGTTGCGGCACCAATGAAGATCGGTGCCGTCCGTTCGCCGAACAATTCAAATGGGGCGCGTCCTAGGTGACGCACCAGCATTTCGCTGATTGGATCTGCCACAGTCCAACTCATCACGTAGATCAAGATCGAGTTCGCTCCGATGACCATGAACGGGAACGCCCACCTAGTCCAAGCTTTGACATCGCAAACGAGGTGCAGCACATAGAGCCAAAGCATGCACCAACCGCCACTATAGAGCGTGAACGAGGGCGTCCATATCTTCTTAACCAAAGGGACGATGTCGAGCCACGCGAGCAGCAATCCAACACCAATGCCAATGAAAGTCGCCGATAGAAAGCGATTAGACCTCGCTTGTAGAGTCAAAGGTTCTTTCATCCAAGTACCAGCGATCAAGCCGAATATCATGGTGACCATCGTGGGCACAAACGACAGCGTGCTGTAGCCGCCAGAGTTGTAAACGAACGGTTCTTCGCGAGGAAATAAATTCATCCACCACTGGTCGACCCGCCACGAAAGGTTGCTGTTGATATTCCATCTCGAAGCAAATCCTTCGTGGTGATGAGGCCAATCTGGGGCGACACCAACGGCCACGTAGTCGAAGTCGAACGGTGGCGGAGGCGCGATCGCGAATGCAGCCCAAAACAACACCAAGATGGTAAATGCCGAGGCGTAGTGAACCCAACGTGGCGATAGCGCGATCAAGACAACGAAGAAGTAACCTAGACCAATCTGAGTCAGCGTATCTTCGAAGGTAAAGTACGTTTGGTCTCGCCCGAGCGAACGCAGGACAATTCCCAAACCAATCAAAACCAAAGACCGCCAAACCGCATGCAGCAGCAAACGTGAAGTGGATTGCCCTTTCGATAACCGACTGGCGATCGAAAATGGCATCGAGACACCCACCAGGAACGTGAACGCAGGCTGAATCAGGTCATGTAACGAACAGCCCTCCCACTCCACGTGCGTCGTATGAAAATGCACCCACTCAAAGAACCAGTTCCCCGGAAACGCCCTCGCCAAAGACCCGAGATGTAGAAGTTCAGCCAACATCA from Rubripirellula amarantea encodes:
- a CDS encoding acyltransferase family protein; its protein translation is MQKLDAPAVKAASPIERKSSIDVFRGMVMFLMLAELLHLGSLARAFPGNWFFEWVHFHTTHVEWEGCSLHDLIQPAFTFLVGVSMPFSIASRLSKGQSTSRLLLHAVWRSLVLIGLGIVLRSLGRDQTYFTFEDTLTQIGLGYFFVVLIALSPRWVHYASAFTILVLFWAAFAIAPPPPFDFDYVAVGVAPDWPHHHEGFASRWNINSNLSWRVDQWWMNLFPREEPFVYNSGGYSTLSFVPTMVTMIFGLIAGTWMKEPLTLQARSNRFLSATFIGIGVGLLLAWLDIVPLVKKIWTPSFTLYSGGWCMLWLYVLHLVCDVKAWTRWAFPFMVIGANSILIYVMSWTVADPISEMLVRHLGRAPFELFGERTAPIFIGAATLGIMYYVLLWLYRKRVFVKI